A stretch of the Rosa rugosa chromosome 5, drRosRugo1.1, whole genome shotgun sequence genome encodes the following:
- the LOC133710186 gene encoding uncharacterized protein LOC133710186 produces MEGDGGGAMPLSSENAKEEQQGTSYTYWVRQVTEEAAPPPVPRMLSSQDILSAQSQPATLGSLWNRAGTWEEKNVNKWATDRIKELLVSVGSVEFPGGKAQISDVSKCVGDAFLVTVRNKKRVGYTYELTLKVKGEWITGEEKKMVKGQIDIPEFSYGELDDLQVFDTPLSSYREGYDVIMMENKMVLI; encoded by the exons ATGGAAGGGGATGGCGGTGGTGCGATGCCATTGTCAAGTGAGAATGCGAAAGAAGAGCAGCAGGGGACGTCCTACACTTATTGGGTGAGGCAAGTGACGGAGGAAGCGGCGCCTCCCCCGGTTCCCAGAATGCTCTCATCTCAGGATATTCTCTCCGCCCAGTCTCAGCCTGCCACCCTCGGCTCTCTCTGGAATCGG GCTGGAACTTGGGAGGAGAAGAATGTCAATAAATGGGCGACAGATAGAATAAAG GAGTTGCTTGTATCAGTGGGTTCCGTGGAGTTCCCAGGTGGCAAAGCACAAATATCAGATGTCTCCAAGTGTGTAGGGGAT GCATTCTTGGTGACTGTGCGAAACAAGAAACGCGTTGGCTACACCTATGAACTAACCTTGAAAGTCAAAG GGGAATGGATTACCGGAGAGGAGAAAAAGATGGTAAAGGGCCAGATAGACATCCCAGAGTTTTCATATGGGGAACTCGATGACTTGCAGGTATTTGATACTCCTCTTTCAAGCTACAGAGAAGGATATGATGTAATTATGATGGAGAATAAGATGGTTTTAATCTAA